The Blautia hydrogenotrophica DSM 10507 genome window below encodes:
- a CDS encoding indolepyruvate oxidoreductase subunit beta, giving the protein MSENKNILLCGVGGQGTILASKILSYALVEAGYDVKMSEIHGMSQRGGSVTTQVRYGKKVYSPIIGQGSADILVSFEAMEAYRYLEILNPKGFAVVNDFHMETATTLSGKEEYPENIIEKVKEKATTKVLNAAKIAADLGNPKAMNVVLLGALIKIMKLEELDWDAALAACVKPAFLELNKKALAAGMEAVA; this is encoded by the coding sequence ATGTCTGAGAATAAAAATATTCTGTTATGCGGTGTGGGCGGACAGGGAACCATCCTGGCGAGTAAAATCCTTTCCTATGCTCTGGTGGAAGCCGGTTATGACGTGAAAATGTCTGAGATTCATGGAATGTCTCAGAGAGGAGGAAGCGTGACGACTCAGGTGCGCTATGGAAAGAAGGTATATTCACCGATTATCGGACAAGGGTCTGCGGATATATTGGTCTCTTTTGAGGCAATGGAAGCGTATCGCTATCTGGAAATATTGAATCCAAAGGGATTTGCGGTGGTCAATGATTTTCACATGGAGACTGCTACGACTCTGTCGGGAAAAGAGGAGTATCCAGAGAATATCATCGAGAAAGTGAAGGAAAAAGCGACCACGAAAGTTTTGAACGCGGCAAAAATCGCGGCGGATTTGGGAAATCCGAAAGCTATGAACGTGGTACTTTTGGGGGCTCTGATTAAGATTATGAAGCTGGAAGAGCTAGATTGGGATGCAGCTTTGGCAGCCTGTGTGAAACCTGCATTCTTGGAACTGAATAAAAAGGCTTTGGCAGCAGGCATGGAGGCTGTTGCATAG
- the iorA gene encoding indolepyruvate ferredoxin oxidoreductase subunit alpha has protein sequence MKQLMTGNEAIARGAWEAGVQFASAYPGTPSTEILENMSKYDEVFSEWAPNEKVALEAAIGASFAGGRAMASMKHVGLNVAADPLFTLSYVGVTGGLMVISADDPGLHSSQDEQDNRYYAKAAKIPMLEPSDSQECKDFVKAAFEISEKYDAPVLMRMTTRVCHSKSIVEMGDRVEVPFIPYEKKMKYDPIPAVSKILHRHVEERMTALEKFSNETELNRVEYHDKKIGIVTAGVSYQYAREVFGDNASYLKLGFTHPLPMDKIRAFAKEVETLYVIEELDPFMEEQIKAAGIECVGKEKLPLMYELNPDIVRKELLNEESETIEINPEEIAKRPPTLCAGCPHRGFLYQLSKEKRAIAVSDIGCYALSGMDPLNCKDIAICMGGGFSVAHGAQLMFDKAQTGKKCFGMMGDSTFFHSGMTSLLDAIYNNSNVVLTVMDNRITGMTGHQENPGTGYNIKGEPANATDIEAVVKALGCKHVKVVNPLKLDEVKEAIEWGINVEGPAVIITRWPCVLKKLSAEDKAEFGNYKATNVVDHEKCIGCKRCIKTGCPALAYDKKTKKVSIDKGQCVACDVCAQVCPKGAIGREEK, from the coding sequence TTGAAACAATTAATGACAGGCAATGAAGCGATTGCCAGGGGCGCGTGGGAGGCTGGTGTTCAGTTTGCATCCGCTTATCCAGGTACACCGAGTACCGAGATCCTGGAAAATATGTCAAAGTACGATGAAGTCTTCTCAGAATGGGCTCCCAATGAAAAAGTAGCTCTAGAGGCAGCGATTGGAGCTTCTTTTGCAGGTGGACGTGCCATGGCATCTATGAAGCATGTAGGTTTGAATGTGGCGGCAGACCCATTGTTTACCCTGTCTTATGTAGGTGTGACTGGGGGATTGATGGTGATTTCGGCCGATGACCCAGGTCTTCATTCTTCCCAGGACGAACAAGATAACCGTTATTATGCAAAGGCGGCTAAGATTCCGATGCTAGAGCCGTCAGACTCTCAAGAATGTAAGGATTTTGTGAAAGCGGCGTTTGAGATCAGTGAGAAGTATGATGCGCCTGTTTTAATGCGTATGACGACCCGTGTCTGTCACAGTAAATCCATCGTGGAGATGGGAGACAGAGTGGAAGTACCGTTTATTCCTTATGAGAAAAAAATGAAATACGATCCAATCCCGGCTGTCTCTAAAATTTTACATAGACATGTGGAAGAGAGAATGACAGCTCTGGAAAAATTCTCCAATGAGACAGAGCTAAACCGTGTAGAATACCATGACAAGAAAATTGGAATTGTCACAGCTGGCGTATCCTATCAGTATGCAAGAGAAGTCTTCGGAGACAATGCCTCTTATCTGAAATTAGGGTTTACGCATCCTCTTCCGATGGATAAGATCCGGGCATTTGCAAAAGAAGTCGAAACTCTGTACGTGATTGAAGAGCTGGATCCATTTATGGAAGAGCAGATCAAGGCGGCAGGCATCGAATGCGTTGGAAAAGAGAAGTTGCCGCTGATGTATGAGCTGAATCCGGATATTGTTCGCAAAGAGCTGCTGAACGAGGAAAGCGAGACGATTGAAATTAACCCGGAAGAGATTGCGAAGCGTCCTCCGACTTTATGTGCGGGATGTCCCCACCGAGGCTTTTTATATCAGCTGTCTAAGGAAAAGAGGGCGATTGCAGTCAGTGATATCGGTTGTTATGCGCTAAGCGGTATGGACCCTTTGAACTGTAAGGACATCGCCATCTGTATGGGAGGCGGATTCTCAGTGGCCCATGGAGCTCAGCTGATGTTTGACAAAGCACAGACAGGAAAGAAATGCTTTGGTATGATGGGGGATTCCACCTTCTTCCACTCGGGGATGACGAGCCTTTTGGATGCAATCTATAATAACAGCAATGTGGTTTTGACAGTGATGGATAACCGCATCACGGGAATGACCGGGCATCAGGAAAACCCTGGCACAGGATATAATATCAAAGGGGAGCCAGCAAATGCCACCGATATAGAAGCTGTGGTCAAGGCGCTAGGCTGCAAGCATGTGAAGGTAGTGAACCCGCTGAAGCTGGACGAAGTGAAGGAAGCGATCGAGTGGGGAATCAATGTGGAAGGTCCGGCAGTGATTATCACCCGCTGGCCATGTGTTCTGAAGAAACTTTCTGCTGAGGACAAAGCGGAGTTTGGAAATTATAAGGCGACGAATGTAGTTGACCATGAGAAATGTATCGGCTGTAAGAGATGTATTAAGACTGGTTGTCCAGCTTTGGCCTATGACAAGAAGACGAAGAAAGTAAGTATTGACAAAGGGCAGTGCGTGGCCTGCGATGTCTGTGCACAGGTTTGTCCGAAAGGTGCAATCGGAAGGGAGGAAAAATAA
- a CDS encoding CarD family transcriptional regulator: MFEKGACIVYGNTGVCRVEEIGPLSNIRGSHPGKIYYKLSPIRTGGTIYIPVDSDMFMRPVMTREEADALIWRMPKICERVCSSRDQRVLNEHYKASLRTHSCEELVRLIKSVYVKNRRLIKNGKKAGKTDLEYRKKAEMLLYEELGVALGIPFEEVKEYIVEQVKKMQKEL; encoded by the coding sequence ATGTTTGAAAAAGGGGCTTGCATTGTGTATGGTAATACCGGAGTCTGCCGTGTGGAAGAAATTGGCCCTTTGTCTAATATCAGAGGGTCACACCCAGGAAAAATTTATTATAAGCTTTCTCCGATCCGCACAGGCGGAACCATCTACATTCCTGTGGACAGTGATATGTTCATGCGTCCAGTAATGACCCGGGAGGAGGCAGATGCGCTTATCTGGCGGATGCCCAAGATCTGTGAGCGGGTGTGCAGCAGCCGGGACCAGAGAGTATTAAATGAGCACTATAAAGCTTCTTTGCGGACCCATTCCTGTGAAGAGCTGGTGAGGCTGATCAAATCGGTTTATGTAAAAAACCGCAGGTTGATCAAGAATGGGAAGAAAGCGGGAAAGACAGACCTGGAGTATCGAAAGAAAGCAGAGATGCTTCTTTACGAGGAACTGGGAGTGGCTTTGGGAATTCCTTTTGAAGAGGTCAAAGAGTATATAGTAGAACAGGTGAAAAAGATGCAGAAGGAATTGTGA
- a CDS encoding flavodoxin family protein, with protein MSELVLVRPRCNDKCRTMRLQEVLEYALRGRDYRLVERLEDFKGLQNQRIIFAVSQGISGINLEYFRFLKVLRLNHQMLKGAVGGIIVDGESELYTKSIARDFVFTANQCGCTFPGRPLVEGTGSLQNFNIQAMNLETDNMGAYLKASRELVDTVAGFSQKPKKRPKILMLHASNFRTSNTVNFWQMTKENLKGCEIEEISLRNGSIQDCAGCPYKMCMHFSRRSNCYYGGVIVEQVYPAVQNCDALVLLCPNYNDAVSANLSAFINRLTALFRKNRFSEKNLFAVIISGYSGGDLVAEQLISGLNMNKSFILPSQFAFLETANDPESILEVENIQEKAREFAKHIMNTLKAVPDEP; from the coding sequence ATGAGCGAATTGGTTCTGGTGCGTCCCCGGTGTAACGACAAGTGCAGAACGATGAGACTACAGGAAGTTTTAGAGTATGCGCTAAGAGGAAGAGATTATCGATTGGTTGAACGGTTAGAGGACTTTAAGGGCCTTCAAAATCAAAGAATTATCTTTGCCGTCTCCCAGGGAATATCTGGGATCAATTTGGAATATTTTCGATTTCTGAAGGTGCTTCGTCTGAATCATCAGATGTTAAAAGGGGCCGTGGGAGGAATTATCGTGGACGGTGAGAGTGAGCTTTATACAAAGTCCATTGCCAGAGATTTTGTCTTCACGGCCAATCAGTGTGGATGTACTTTTCCAGGCAGACCTCTGGTGGAAGGAACCGGTTCCCTGCAAAACTTCAACATTCAGGCGATGAATTTGGAGACTGATAATATGGGGGCTTATCTGAAAGCCTCCAGGGAATTGGTAGATACGGTGGCAGGATTCAGCCAAAAGCCAAAGAAGAGGCCTAAGATTTTAATGCTGCACGCCAGCAATTTTCGGACGTCAAATACGGTAAATTTCTGGCAGATGACAAAGGAAAATCTGAAAGGCTGTGAAATTGAAGAGATTTCGCTGAGAAACGGCTCGATACAGGACTGTGCGGGTTGTCCTTATAAGATGTGTATGCATTTTAGCAGGCGGTCTAACTGCTACTATGGCGGGGTGATTGTAGAACAGGTGTATCCAGCAGTGCAAAATTGCGATGCGCTGGTGCTGCTTTGTCCTAATTACAATGATGCTGTCAGTGCAAATCTGTCAGCCTTTATAAACAGGCTGACAGCTTTATTTCGGAAAAACCGCTTTTCGGAGAAAAATTTGTTTGCTGTTATTATTTCCGGATACAGTGGCGGAGATCTGGTAGCAGAACAGCTAATTTCAGGCCTCAATATGAATAAGAGTTTTATTCTCCCCTCTCAGTTCGCATTTTTGGAGACTGCAAATGATCCGGAGAGTATTCTGGAAGTGGAGAACATTCAGGAGAAAGCCAGAGAGTTCGCCAAACATATCATGAACACTTTAAAAGCAGTTCCAGATGAACCGTAA
- a CDS encoding LysR family transcriptional regulator translates to MNLRQLKYFVTLAETLSFTKTAQVFYISQTAVTQQIKSLESQLGVPLFRRTKRKVELTSAGAVFLPEAREILEKTQKAIVKTKLAYTGSSDTLRIGVVQGYEHSDMPEALHRFRAQNPNISISIFRSDASDLYCALQEIRLDVAFNSRIAPGNLEDFNISSHTLATYPLMVFLHPSHPLVRKKECSLSDLNHEPLIFPDLRNDPSGYNKCLLDYFVQTGFVPTIVQESSNYEAILLMVAASLGIAILPSYAHVLAHNLGNITAIPLTGEISSLDIVIAWHNQNHNPTIQKFLSAV, encoded by the coding sequence TTGAATCTTCGACAACTAAAGTACTTCGTAACCCTAGCTGAAACTTTAAGCTTCACCAAAACTGCCCAGGTCTTTTATATCTCGCAGACCGCAGTCACTCAGCAGATCAAATCCCTGGAATCTCAACTGGGCGTTCCTCTCTTTCGCCGCACAAAACGAAAAGTAGAACTGACTTCTGCGGGTGCCGTCTTCCTCCCAGAAGCCAGGGAGATACTGGAAAAAACACAAAAGGCCATTGTCAAGACCAAGCTAGCCTACACTGGTTCTTCTGACACTCTGCGCATCGGCGTCGTCCAAGGCTACGAGCACTCTGATATGCCGGAAGCTCTGCATCGTTTCCGCGCGCAAAACCCCAACATCTCCATCTCCATTTTTCGTTCCGACGCCAGCGATCTCTACTGCGCTCTCCAAGAAATACGACTGGATGTAGCTTTCAATTCTCGGATAGCCCCTGGCAATCTGGAAGATTTCAACATCTCCAGCCATACATTAGCCACTTACCCTTTGATGGTATTTCTACACCCGTCTCATCCTTTGGTTCGCAAAAAGGAGTGCAGCCTATCCGATTTAAATCATGAGCCCTTAATCTTTCCTGATCTCAGAAACGACCCGTCCGGGTACAATAAATGTCTTCTGGATTACTTTGTTCAGACCGGCTTTGTACCGACAATTGTCCAGGAATCCAGCAACTATGAAGCCATCCTTCTGATGGTAGCCGCCTCCTTGGGGATTGCAATTTTGCCCTCCTACGCCCATGTTCTGGCTCACAACCTGGGAAATATCACTGCGATTCCCCTCACAGGTGAGATTTCCTCTCTTGATATCGTAATTGCTTGGCATAATCAAAATCACAATCCTACGATTCAAAAATTTCTCTCTGCAGTGTGA
- a CDS encoding helix-turn-helix domain-containing protein, with protein MKFQRIQNLREDADLTQKELSEYLHISPRTYSHYENGTRNIPVEMLIRLANYYNTSIDYLVGRTDNPHWRKDEK; from the coding sequence ATGAAATTTCAACGTATTCAAAATCTGAGAGAAGACGCAGATCTAACACAAAAAGAATTAAGTGAATACCTTCATATCAGTCCTCGTACCTATTCTCACTATGAAAACGGTACCCGAAACATCCCAGTCGAGATGTTGATACGACTGGCAAATTATTACAACACCAGCATTGATTATCTGGTCGGCAGAACGGATAACCCTCACTGGAGAAAAGACGAAAAATAA
- the nudC gene encoding NAD(+) diphosphatase: protein MLQDIAPYVYHNEYTPCAPQPEDYLLIYREQELLLRQEEASFSLPKIKELAWSAEQLHISCRYLFSISQKHFFLASDTTASSLSGYSFQPIRVLRNAHPAHLAFAGITGMQLSHWYDTHRFCGRCASPMKHSDKERMVYCPKCKTIEYPKICPAVIVGILNGDKILLSTYAGRDVKSYALIAGFSEIGETIEGTVHREVMEEVGLKVKNLRFYKSQPWSFSDSLLMGFFCEVDGSDEIRIDHSELATAQWFTRDEIILEQYDISLTREMILKFKNKELPF from the coding sequence ATGTTACAAGATATTGCACCTTACGTTTACCACAATGAGTATACCCCCTGTGCTCCTCAGCCTGAAGACTACCTTTTGATCTACCGTGAACAGGAACTCCTCCTGAGGCAGGAAGAAGCCTCCTTTTCACTTCCCAAAATAAAAGAGCTTGCCTGGTCAGCTGAGCAATTACATATCTCTTGTCGCTATCTGTTTTCCATCAGTCAAAAACACTTTTTTCTGGCTTCGGACACCACCGCCTCTTCTTTATCAGGCTACAGTTTTCAGCCAATCCGTGTTCTGCGCAACGCCCATCCTGCTCACCTGGCTTTCGCCGGCATCACTGGAATGCAGCTTTCCCATTGGTACGACACACACCGCTTCTGCGGCCGCTGTGCCTCTCCTATGAAGCACAGCGACAAAGAACGTATGGTCTACTGCCCTAAGTGCAAAACCATCGAATATCCCAAAATCTGCCCCGCGGTTATCGTGGGAATCCTAAACGGCGATAAAATTCTACTGTCCACCTACGCCGGCAGGGATGTAAAAAGCTATGCGCTGATCGCCGGCTTCTCTGAAATCGGCGAGACCATAGAAGGAACCGTCCACAGAGAAGTCATGGAAGAAGTCGGTCTGAAAGTTAAAAACCTTCGTTTCTATAAGAGTCAGCCCTGGTCCTTCAGTGACAGCCTTCTCATGGGATTTTTCTGTGAAGTAGATGGCAGTGACGAGATTCGCATTGACCACTCAGAGCTAGCCACTGCTCAATGGTTCACCCGAGACGAAATCATTCTGGAACAATATGACATCAGCTTGACCAGAGAGATGATACTGAAATTCAAAAACAAAGAACTTCCGTTCTAA
- a CDS encoding nicotinate-nicotinamide nucleotide adenylyltransferase yields MTPKVISEVFRNLQEQLLKKTVLKRMRLTKKRMQALLKNEIFRARLGEVLEGRKVACEDILILCQDIMEELSPKTPKEGWLSYIYFYVRKGLFPECCQAIPNPEYESAAIFYLEVLHHLFLYEKKWQPFERTRDFVFPDNVGDSHYTEEYDRFRKCFREQYVYELMRIGKEIMPFDLLAHVAGVHYVAMHVARQLFEAGVPIDLRLISGAAACHDIGKYGCKDSEVRRIPYLHYYYTDVWCRRNNLPTIGHVAANHSTWDLELEDLQVEALVLIYADFRVKTKARVNGKEVMGFYSLQDSFQVILDKLDNVDKKKEDRYRHVYAKLKDFEDYMESLGVNVDFSTDQRKQVERKDRVLLDMTETVNALKHMTFAHNISLMHKLSHEISFGTVLEAARSAKNWKNSRAYINIFEEYFTYMTQKQKNVTLQFLYELLMHREGDIRRQAADLMGNIIVNYDEDYRKELPEGVQADNSEINSIQLWERYLEMIIQPDHKVTERHRRWIGYALRRVVDSVLSRCKIEDQEAYLHGFLRFYRVREMSDAETFILLDTMPVLPVKWLSDADLTQLLNFAGACIERPVLEIHVAVLRFLKYLTGSLPRREDLADLVGEMLSRLQLWGKTGLKYKAMVVLDNWQLENWKAHWNFEDLYEEDAFSDILLENLKAATPWIVKAVNIEYLFMRAKMGGNVSILQLATHFSNLLKVSEQVTVRHRAGEALVSLAPLLTKDQRNEVSIELIKGLEIGEYEFSKYIPQYLGRFVLYLEPDELDEFLLEIKRLLISINERVSCVALDTVSIMVQRYNEYRQRFQEPTDRFLKRRKTMLGFLLSGLANYRDAVSQEAVLVIGHSFFEEEVLSLEEKKDIFQIIGKKFVALLENRETSELAFFNNAASLNNLYRFIGNYLFYYKEFSFEEPKKIAFFPGTYDPFSLGHKEIARMIRDLGFTVYLALDEFSWSKKTQPHMIRREIITMSVADEENIYVFPDDRPVNIATPSDLLKLRQLFQGKEVYMVAGSDVVENASSYQVPCVENSIQTFPHILIMRGKTRGTSELEAKIKAPIYYLKLNERLEDISSTKIRENIDDNRDISSLVDPVVQNYIYENNLYLREPQYKQILRGRAVRVEVFEDPTKSIEEEIFKVLEGRPEEEEFQRASKVDNIRYTVVRDREQSDKIVGVAAFHGIATTNLYKEFQSIEVVDHIREHTSGRIVLVAAVFFSSQTHIRDVDQLLATETLAFCMQKDYTYAVFSPYRGYIHERTKGTLKRQGFQLLDNKMSKRPVYVVDMKAPIVIFQNLETVLKAPFDQNPRVLDTLQQTHCRLQLAMTKLYPGQLVLSFQSEIMYHRLMERITRANQVSSEVTKVRRLGPSMCVPFGKILRGNAVPNTVTKVLHTEKTFEPEVTGFSITEYPNYSPLATQVRTIKSFNRPVILVDDLLHKGYRIKELNPLFEQENVKIDRIIVGLLSGRGKDLMEIQNRKVESVYFIPSIKAWFVESSIYPFIGGDSIKSESENKATLLNSINLILPYVMPGFIYGVSNDAIYDLSMTCLENSRDILRVLEEEYQTVFERNLTLNRLGEVILSPCCPDRGDHLSYDYHVAPSIYVENDIVRLIRLKELIK; encoded by the coding sequence ATGACTCCGAAAGTGATAAGCGAGGTATTTCGAAATTTACAGGAACAGCTTCTGAAAAAAACAGTTTTGAAGCGGATGAGACTTACAAAGAAAAGAATGCAGGCACTTCTGAAGAATGAGATATTTCGGGCAAGGCTAGGAGAAGTCCTGGAGGGACGGAAGGTCGCTTGTGAAGACATTTTGATTTTATGTCAGGACATTATGGAGGAGCTGTCTCCAAAGACCCCAAAAGAGGGATGGCTCTCCTATATCTATTTTTATGTGCGCAAGGGGTTGTTTCCAGAATGCTGTCAGGCGATACCGAATCCAGAGTATGAATCCGCCGCGATTTTTTATCTGGAGGTGCTTCACCATCTGTTTTTGTACGAAAAAAAATGGCAACCTTTTGAGAGAACCCGGGATTTTGTGTTTCCAGACAATGTGGGTGACAGTCATTATACGGAGGAATATGACCGATTTCGCAAGTGTTTTCGAGAGCAATATGTCTATGAACTGATGCGTATTGGAAAGGAGATTATGCCTTTTGACTTACTGGCTCATGTGGCAGGCGTTCATTACGTGGCGATGCATGTGGCGAGACAGCTCTTTGAGGCGGGAGTTCCCATTGATCTGAGGCTGATCTCAGGAGCGGCTGCCTGTCACGATATCGGAAAATATGGATGTAAAGATTCGGAGGTACGCAGGATTCCCTATCTGCATTATTACTATACCGATGTGTGGTGCCGCAGAAACAACCTCCCGACGATCGGACACGTGGCGGCGAATCATTCTACTTGGGACTTGGAGCTGGAGGACTTGCAGGTGGAGGCCCTGGTTCTGATTTATGCGGATTTCCGCGTGAAAACTAAGGCCCGGGTCAATGGAAAGGAAGTTATGGGGTTTTATAGCCTACAGGACTCTTTTCAGGTGATTTTGGATAAACTGGACAATGTGGATAAGAAAAAAGAAGATCGCTATCGCCATGTGTATGCAAAGCTGAAAGACTTTGAGGATTACATGGAGTCGCTGGGAGTGAATGTGGATTTTTCCACCGATCAGCGAAAACAGGTGGAGAGAAAAGACCGAGTTCTATTAGATATGACAGAGACGGTCAATGCACTGAAACATATGACGTTTGCCCATAATATCAGCCTGATGCACAAGCTGAGCCATGAGATTTCTTTTGGAACTGTCCTAGAGGCGGCTAGAAGTGCAAAAAACTGGAAAAACAGCCGAGCTTACATCAATATTTTCGAAGAGTATTTTACCTATATGACCCAAAAACAAAAAAATGTGACGCTGCAATTTCTCTATGAGCTTTTGATGCACCGGGAAGGAGATATCCGAAGGCAGGCGGCTGATCTGATGGGAAATATTATCGTAAATTATGATGAGGATTATCGAAAAGAACTGCCGGAGGGAGTTCAGGCGGACAACTCAGAGATCAATAGTATTCAGCTGTGGGAGCGGTATTTGGAGATGATTATTCAGCCGGACCATAAAGTGACGGAGAGACACCGCCGTTGGATTGGCTATGCATTGAGAAGGGTTGTGGACTCTGTTCTGAGCCGGTGCAAGATAGAAGATCAGGAGGCGTATCTTCACGGTTTTCTTCGATTTTACCGGGTAAGGGAGATGTCGGACGCTGAGACGTTCATACTGTTGGACACGATGCCAGTTCTGCCCGTAAAATGGTTGAGTGATGCAGATTTGACACAGCTTTTAAACTTTGCGGGAGCTTGTATCGAAAGGCCAGTGCTGGAAATTCATGTGGCTGTGTTGCGTTTTCTGAAGTATTTGACTGGCAGCCTGCCCAGGAGAGAGGATTTAGCTGATTTGGTGGGTGAAATGCTGAGTAGGCTTCAGCTTTGGGGAAAAACGGGACTGAAATATAAGGCGATGGTTGTGTTGGACAACTGGCAGCTAGAGAACTGGAAAGCACACTGGAATTTTGAGGACTTGTATGAGGAAGATGCGTTCTCGGATATTCTTTTGGAAAATCTAAAGGCGGCCACCCCCTGGATTGTCAAGGCCGTGAATATTGAGTACCTGTTTATGAGAGCAAAGATGGGTGGGAATGTGTCTATTTTGCAGTTGGCGACTCATTTTTCCAATCTTTTGAAGGTTAGCGAACAGGTGACAGTAAGGCACCGGGCAGGGGAAGCTCTTGTGAGTCTGGCACCTTTGTTGACAAAAGATCAGAGGAATGAAGTCTCCATTGAGCTGATTAAGGGGTTAGAGATTGGAGAATACGAGTTTTCTAAGTATATTCCTCAGTATCTGGGCAGATTTGTTTTGTATCTGGAGCCAGATGAGTTGGACGAATTTTTGTTGGAAATTAAGAGGCTGCTGATCAGCATCAATGAGAGAGTAAGCTGTGTAGCTTTAGACACCGTGTCAATCATGGTACAAAGATACAATGAATACCGCCAGCGCTTTCAGGAACCGACGGACCGTTTTCTGAAACGCAGAAAGACCATGTTGGGATTCCTGTTGAGTGGCCTTGCAAATTACCGGGACGCAGTCAGTCAGGAAGCGGTTCTGGTTATTGGACACTCGTTTTTTGAGGAAGAGGTTTTAAGCCTTGAGGAGAAGAAGGATATTTTTCAAATTATCGGTAAAAAATTTGTGGCACTGTTGGAAAATCGGGAGACTTCAGAATTGGCCTTTTTTAACAATGCAGCTTCCTTGAACAATCTCTATCGGTTTATTGGAAATTATCTGTTTTACTATAAAGAGTTTTCTTTTGAAGAGCCCAAGAAGATTGCGTTTTTCCCAGGAACCTACGACCCATTCTCTCTGGGACATAAGGAGATTGCCAGAATGATCAGAGACCTGGGCTTTACAGTCTACCTGGCGCTGGATGAATTTTCCTGGTCTAAAAAGACTCAGCCTCATATGATTCGAAGAGAGATCATTACCATGTCGGTGGCCGATGAGGAGAATATCTACGTATTTCCAGACGATCGGCCAGTGAATATAGCGACTCCCAGTGATCTTCTGAAACTACGGCAGCTTTTTCAGGGAAAAGAAGTCTACATGGTAGCGGGAAGTGATGTGGTGGAAAACGCTTCCTCCTATCAAGTGCCCTGTGTGGAAAATTCGATTCAGACTTTTCCTCATATTTTGATTATGAGAGGGAAGACGAGAGGAACTAGTGAATTGGAGGCAAAGATCAAGGCCCCGATTTACTATCTGAAATTGAATGAGAGGTTAGAGGACATCAGTTCCACCAAGATTCGTGAAAACATTGATGACAACCGGGATATCTCTTCCCTTGTAGACCCGGTGGTGCAAAATTATATTTATGAGAATAACCTGTATTTGCGGGAACCACAATACAAGCAGATTCTGAGGGGAAGGGCTGTCCGTGTGGAAGTCTTTGAGGATCCTACGAAGAGCATTGAGGAGGAGATCTTTAAAGTGTTGGAGGGCAGACCGGAGGAAGAAGAGTTCCAGCGTGCCTCAAAAGTGGACAATATTCGTTATACTGTGGTGAGAGACAGAGAACAGTCTGATAAGATTGTGGGAGTGGCCGCGTTTCATGGAATTGCAACCACGAATTTGTATAAGGAATTCCAAAGTATAGAAGTTGTGGACCACATTCGAGAACACACTTCCGGAAGAATTGTCCTAGTAGCCGCTGTCTTTTTCTCGAGTCAAACCCACATTCGGGATGTAGATCAGCTATTGGCGACGGAGACGTTGGCGTTCTGTATGCAAAAAGATTACACTTATGCGGTGTTTAGTCCTTATCGTGGTTATATTCATGAAAGGACGAAAGGAACGTTAAAGAGGCAGGGCTTTCAGCTTTTGGATAACAAGATGTCCAAAAGACCTGTGTATGTGGTCGACATGAAGGCGCCTATTGTGATTTTCCAAAATCTCGAGACAGTTTTAAAAGCGCCGTTTGACCAAAATCCTAGAGTGCTGGATACCCTACAGCAGACGCACTGTCGGCTGCAGCTGGCGATGACGAAGCTGTATCCAGGGCAGTTGGTCCTTTCTTTCCAGTCAGAAATTATGTACCATCGTCTGATGGAGAGAATTACCAGAGCAAATCAGGTTTCCAGTGAAGTCACAAAAGTGCGCAGATTAGGGCCTTCCATGTGTGTGCCATTCGGAAAAATTTTGAGAGGAAATGCAGTGCCGAATACGGTTACCAAGGTACTGCACACAGAGAAGACCTTTGAGCCGGAGGTGACGGGATTTTCCATCACAGAATATCCCAATTATTCTCCGCTGGCTACGCAGGTGAGGACGATTAAGTCTTTTAACCGTCCTGTGATTTTGGTGGATGATCTGCTGCATAAAGGGTATAGGATAAAAGAGCTGAACCCGCTTTTTGAACAAGAGAATGTGAAAATTGACCGGATTATTGTAGGACTTTTGTCGGGCCGTGGGAAAGATCTGATGGAGATTCAGAATCGAAAAGTGGAGAGTGTATATTTTATTCCGTCCATAAAAGCGTGGTTCGTGGAATCTTCGATCTATCCGTTTATCGGAGGAGATAGTATCAAATCAGAATCAGAGAATAAGGCGACTCTGTTAAATTCCATCAATTTGATACTACCTTATGTAATGCCGGGATTTATTTATGGCGTGTCCAATGATGCGATCTATGATTTGTCAATGACTTGTCTGGAGAATTCCAGAGATATTTTGAGGGTCTTGGAGGAAGAATATCAGACGGTGTTTGAGAGAAATTTGACTTTGAATCGTCTGGGAGAAGTGATTCTGTCTCCGTGCTGCCCTGACCGGGGAGATCATTTGAGCTATGATTACCATGTAGCCCCATCCATCTATGTGGAAAATGATATTGTCCGGTTGATTCGTCTGAAAGAGCTGATTAAATGA